CGGGTCCCACTAGAGTCCACCTCCTCTGGCCCTTTAAATACTCGGCAAAATCACTGCCTTAGGTTTGCAAAGAGAAGTCCTGTTCCCCCAcattcttcttcgtcttcatcccgctctccttttcttcttctcctgaCCTCTCCTCGGTTACGTTTCCCTTTCCACCAACAGAGCTTGATTAATTCANaatttgtttctcttctctaGGTGTTTATGtatttcgtttttttcttaattccgTTTTGCAGAGTTAATGGTGAAGCTTGTAGAATTCTGTGGTTCTTCCGTTACGTTGAAGTGCCAATTGCCAGGCGGAGACTTGGAAACGTTGATTACCGTTAGATCCGACGAGGATTTGGCCAATATCGTCGAGGAATACGATCGTGCTTCTTCGTCGTTGTTGCATCCTCTTAAAATCAGAGCCATTCTTGCGCCTCCAAAATCTCTGAAAAAAGTTTCTCCTCCGTCGAGCGTGTACTTCAATCTTCCTAATTCTCCCTGCTACAGCGCGGATTCGCTTCCGAGCTCGCCACAATACGCAATCAACGATCGGATCTCTTCTCCTTCGTACAGATACATCCGTCGGATCCCCTCGCCTCCAACTAAATACTTCGTCGGACAGCGTAATTGCCATGGAAGAAATTGTTGCCATGGGAGCCCTAGGTCTCTGTACTCATGCGCTCACTGGCACTGATACAAAATCCCTAAACTCGAGGCGAAGACTCCATATAAAGCACAAACCCTAGGTAGATGAtgacaaaagagaaaacagaagcgaaaacagaacaaaatagtttttagttttgatttgtgaTTGGTTGATTATTGGaacat
This sequence is a window from Cucurbita pepo subsp. pepo cultivar mu-cu-16 chromosome LG04, ASM280686v2, whole genome shotgun sequence. Protein-coding genes within it:
- the LOC111793377 gene encoding uncharacterized protein LOC111793377 produces the protein MVKLVEFCGSSVTLKCQLPGGDLETLITVRSDEDLANIVEEYDRASSSLLHPLKIRAILAPPKSLKKVSPPSSVYFNLPNSPCYSADSLPSSPQYAINDRISSPSYRYIRRIPSPPTKYFVGQRNCHGRNCCHGSPRSLYSCAHWH